A single Arcobacter sp. FWKO B DNA region contains:
- a CDS encoding Hpt domain-containing protein — MNKKIDFNYLADELDFEIQDVKMLFNLFITNSLEMISKLKQYAKEKKYEQLYISAHALKGSASNLLFDEIYNKAKEIEIKAQNNEEVDYTQEIQAIENIILELKKNNKTE; from the coding sequence ATGAATAAAAAAATTGACTTTAACTATTTGGCAGATGAGCTTGATTTTGAGATTCAAGATGTAAAGATGCTTTTTAATCTCTTTATAACTAATAGTTTAGAAATGATTTCTAAACTCAAACAATATGCTAAAGAAAAAAAGTATGAGCAACTATATATAAGTGCTCATGCACTTAAAGGAAGTGCTTCAAATCTTCTTTTTGATGAAATATATAATAAAGCAAAAGAGATAGAAATCAAAGCACAAAACAATGAAGAAGTAGACTATACCCAAGAAATACAAGCGATTGAAAATATCATTTTAGAACTTAAAAAAAACAATAAAACGGAATAA
- the purQ gene encoding phosphoribosylformylglycinamidine synthase subunit PurQ: MNVAILQFLGTNCEYDTKWAFEKLGAKTTIIWHQETKIPVGTDLVVIPGGFSYGDYLRSGAIARFANIMQSVSEYAAKGGNVLGICNGFQILLEARLLPGAMKRNDTLHFISRHHNLTVVNNNNTFLKELNVGDILNIPVAHHDGNYYIDNDGLAELYDNEQVILKYCDKDGNAISMNGAVDQIAGICNKQKNVFGLMPHPERAMEELLGSSDGVKMLQGFFN, from the coding sequence ATGAATGTAGCAATTTTACAATTTTTAGGGACTAACTGCGAATATGATACTAAATGGGCTTTTGAAAAACTTGGTGCTAAAACTACTATAATTTGGCATCAAGAAACAAAAATACCTGTGGGGACTGATTTAGTTGTTATTCCTGGTGGATTTTCGTATGGTGACTATTTAAGAAGTGGTGCGATTGCTAGATTTGCTAATATTATGCAAAGTGTTAGTGAATATGCTGCAAAAGGTGGTAATGTATTGGGTATTTGTAATGGATTCCAAATATTACTTGAAGCTAGACTTCTTCCAGGTGCTATGAAAAGAAATGATACACTACATTTTATCTCAAGACATCATAATTTAACAGTTGTAAACAATAACAACACATTTTTGAAGGAGCTTAATGTTGGAGATATTTTAAATATCCCAGTTGCTCACCATGATGGTAACTATTATATTGATAATGATGGTCTAGCTGAACTTTATGATAATGAACAAGTTATCTTAAAATATTGTGATAAAGATGGCAATGCAATAAGTATGAATGGAGCTGTTGATCAAATAGCTGGAATTTGTAATAAACAAAAGAATGTATTTGGACTTATGCCACATCCAGAAAGAGCTATGGAAGAACTTCTTGGAAGCAGTGACGGTGTAAAAATGCTTCAAGGTTTTTTTAATTAA
- the purC gene encoding phosphoribosylaminoimidazolesuccinocarboxamide synthase, with product MQKTELLYEGKAKKIWSTEDANLLISEFKDDLTAFNGEKKDSESGKGALNNKISTELFKLLESKGVVTHFVEKLDDNHMLHKKAKIIMIEVVVRNVATGSLSKRLGIADGTALPFVLVEFYLKDDALNDPILNDEHCLILNLVDDVKELDILREMARNVNSILKPFFYEKGLNLIDFKLEFGKDKDGNIILADEISPDNCRFWDVNTNEKMDKDRFRQGLGGLKVAYEEVLNRILK from the coding sequence ATGCAAAAAACAGAGCTTTTATATGAAGGCAAGGCAAAGAAGATTTGGTCAACGGAAGATGCAAATTTGCTTATATCTGAGTTCAAGGATGACTTAACAGCGTTTAATGGAGAGAAAAAAGACTCTGAAAGTGGCAAAGGTGCACTGAATAATAAAATCAGTACTGAGCTTTTTAAGTTGTTAGAATCAAAAGGTGTGGTGACTCATTTTGTTGAAAAATTAGACGATAACCATATGCTTCATAAAAAAGCAAAAATTATAATGATAGAAGTAGTAGTAAGAAATGTGGCTACTGGAAGTTTAAGTAAAAGATTAGGTATTGCTGATGGTACTGCATTACCATTTGTATTAGTTGAGTTTTATTTAAAAGATGATGCTTTAAATGACCCTATTTTAAATGATGAGCATTGTTTGATTTTAAATCTTGTAGATGATGTAAAAGAGCTTGATATTTTAAGAGAAATGGCAAGAAATGTAAATAGTATATTAAAACCATTTTTCTATGAAAAAGGTTTAAATCTTATTGACTTCAAACTTGAATTTGGTAAAGATAAAGATGGAAATATAATCTTAGCTGATGAGATAAGCCCAGATAACTGTAGATTTTGGGATGTAAATACAAATGAAAAAATGGATAAAGATAGATTTAGACAAGGTCTAGGTGGGCTAAAAGTTGCCTATGAAGAAGTATTAAATAGAATTTTGAAATAA
- a CDS encoding hybrid sensor histidine kinase/response regulator — protein MFYKITRNITVERKFFIVFLILLSFFIYHLTLLEFKNITKLQSQSKLTIDSIRYINKINTQIFKIQRQRGLLSIYLNTDNNTTTAKNLIIEVNELKEQTQQGLKTLISEANNNSLYSNSKEYIYLLNSYEELLAFNLGMYDCVHYDEMFKTYTKIIENLFLFSKLFAVYHIDYNLSKSQILLFSIIMDILPENIETLGKLRGIVSNISSKDVISDGDFATVDSLLKLYILKHIVAQENISFISRLIPKVTQVDSIRKETVHLQNELLDILEKSKIDKRFEKSPKELYDIITNIINKRIEIYHEFCDILIEEIENKCSEDIFEIFIHMLGDLLMFFVLSIVFFILYKSEKTYIAKLHKAKEAKALFLANMSHEIRTPLNAIIGFLDILKENISGKENLRYLTLIQNSSNLLLGIVNDLLDFSKIENKNFKIEKEKTDIFKEINTVYELFHAKAKEKDINFTINIDNNIPKCIITDSLRLKQIISNLVSNAIKFTPNKGYVKISIHKHQDDFLLISIKDSGIGISKEYQEKILQAFEQENSSISKKFGGTGLGLSISAKLLELMDSKLLLKSEKGVGSEFYFLLQVTTCEFDKQTTDNTIAKPNKYELQKSISVLVAEDNETNIEYMSIILKSLGCNFYIAKDGLEAIKLFKEKEFDIIFMDENMPNMNGIEATKIIRNIEANNKHTIIVAVTANALEGDQKRFSDAGMDDYLSKPVRKKMIASLLMEFFNLKARNDYE, from the coding sequence ATGTTTTACAAAATAACTCGAAATATTACTGTTGAAAGAAAATTTTTCATTGTGTTTTTGATACTTCTTTCTTTTTTTATCTATCATCTAACATTACTTGAATTTAAAAATATAACTAAACTGCAATCTCAAAGTAAACTCACAATAGATTCCATAAGATACATAAATAAAATAAATACTCAAATTTTTAAAATTCAAAGACAAAGAGGACTTTTATCTATTTATCTTAACACAGACAATAATACTACTACTGCAAAAAATCTAATTATTGAAGTAAATGAACTAAAAGAACAAACACAGCAAGGGTTAAAAACATTAATATCTGAAGCCAATAATAATTCACTTTACTCAAATTCAAAAGAGTATATTTATTTACTCAATAGTTATGAAGAGTTGCTGGCATTTAATCTTGGAATGTATGATTGTGTGCACTATGATGAAATGTTTAAAACATACACTAAAATTATAGAGAATTTGTTTTTATTTTCCAAACTTTTTGCAGTATATCATATAGACTATAATCTTTCAAAAAGCCAAATATTACTTTTTAGTATTATCATGGACATTTTGCCAGAAAATATTGAAACATTAGGTAAATTACGGGGTATAGTATCTAATATTTCCTCAAAAGATGTAATCAGTGATGGCGATTTTGCAACTGTTGATAGTTTGCTAAAATTATATATTTTAAAACATATTGTAGCACAAGAAAACATCTCATTTATAAGTAGACTAATACCAAAAGTCACTCAAGTAGATTCAATTAGAAAGGAAACAGTACATTTACAAAATGAACTTCTTGATATACTTGAAAAAAGCAAAATTGACAAACGATTTGAAAAATCTCCAAAAGAACTCTATGACATTATAACAAATATTATAAATAAAAGAATAGAGATATACCATGAATTTTGTGATATTTTAATAGAAGAAATAGAGAATAAATGTTCAGAAGATATTTTTGAAATTTTTATCCATATGCTTGGTGATTTACTGATGTTCTTTGTGCTAAGTATAGTATTTTTTATACTTTATAAATCAGAAAAAACATATATTGCTAAATTACACAAGGCAAAAGAGGCAAAAGCATTGTTTTTGGCAAATATGAGTCATGAGATAAGAACCCCACTTAATGCGATAATAGGCTTTTTAGATATATTAAAAGAAAACATCTCAGGTAAAGAAAATTTAAGATATTTAACATTGATTCAAAACAGTTCTAATTTACTCCTAGGAATTGTAAATGATTTATTAGATTTTAGCAAAATTGAAAATAAAAATTTCAAAATTGAAAAAGAAAAAACTGATATTTTCAAAGAAATAAATACAGTATATGAATTATTTCATGCAAAAGCAAAAGAAAAGGATATTAATTTTACTATTAATATTGATAACAATATACCAAAATGCATAATAACTGATTCTTTGAGATTGAAACAAATTATATCAAATCTTGTATCCAATGCAATAAAATTTACCCCAAATAAAGGGTATGTAAAAATTTCAATACACAAACATCAGGACGATTTTCTATTAATAAGTATCAAAGATAGTGGAATTGGCATATCAAAAGAATATCAAGAGAAAATTTTACAAGCTTTTGAACAAGAAAATTCATCTATTTCAAAAAAATTTGGAGGAACTGGCTTGGGGCTTTCAATAAGTGCAAAACTTCTTGAACTAATGGATAGCAAACTACTTCTAAAAAGTGAAAAAGGGGTGGGTTCTGAGTTTTATTTTTTACTTCAAGTAACAACTTGTGAATTTGATAAACAAACTACTGATAATACTATTGCAAAACCTAACAAGTATGAATTACAAAAATCAATCTCTGTACTAGTTGCTGAAGACAATGAAACAAATATAGAGTATATGTCAATAATTTTAAAAAGCCTAGGGTGTAATTTTTATATAGCCAAAGATGGACTAGAAGCAATAAAATTGTTTAAAGAAAAAGAATTTGATATAATTTTTATGGATGAAAATATGCCAAATATGAATGGTATTGAAGCTACAAAAATTATTAGAAATATTGAAGCTAATAACAAACACACTATTATAGTAGCAGTTACTGCAAATGCACTAGAGGGGGATCAAAAAAGATTTTCGGATGCAGGAATGGATGATTACTTATCAAAACCTGTAAGAAAAAAAATGATTGCATCTTTATTAATGGAATTTTTCAATCTAAAAGCGAGGAATGATTATGAATAA
- a CDS encoding response regulator, giving the protein MINNNSLNEIRKKLKILCVEDDPVTRQRMELYLKKYFNTVYVATDGAEGLKRYKQNKPDIVITDIMMPNLNGLDMSDEIKKLNSYVKVLVISAHDDKEYLMRSLNIGVDGYITKPIKTNELTEALNRLIKSIAISNDMKLSKEIKHTDTHKIEEQTKEDFFKIFQVLKENDLVIKTISKFKGLILSTNSLIEEIKDDKIVIVCEKLQATMAKSEKNIILHNELFKQDVFAEITTISKQKNKYVLEIKNFKYMLSSPSAREEVRLIPKEDFLASLFYKSKPYHVKVVDISLKAFSLTSENILNTFNIGDEVELKLIIPKKQKTIYNETTFNLYINCKGIITKIDEDKIVVFTSYKNQSDKNEINTYLVSRQKEIIEELKTILLQGI; this is encoded by the coding sequence ATGATAAACAACAATTCTTTAAATGAAATAAGAAAAAAATTAAAAATTCTTTGCGTTGAGGATGACCCTGTAACAAGACAAAGAATGGAACTTTATTTAAAAAAATATTTTAATACAGTTTATGTGGCAACAGATGGTGCAGAAGGATTAAAAAGATACAAACAAAACAAGCCTGACATAGTCATCACAGATATTATGATGCCAAATTTGAATGGCTTAGATATGAGTGATGAAATAAAAAAACTAAATTCTTATGTTAAAGTATTAGTCATATCGGCTCATGATGACAAAGAATATCTTATGCGTTCATTAAATATAGGTGTTGATGGGTACATAACAAAACCTATTAAAACTAATGAATTAACAGAAGCTTTAAATCGTCTAATAAAAAGTATAGCAATATCAAATGATATGAAATTGTCTAAAGAAATCAAACATACTGATACTCACAAAATAGAAGAACAAACTAAAGAAGATTTTTTCAAAATATTTCAGGTCTTAAAAGAAAATGACCTTGTAATAAAAACAATAAGTAAATTTAAAGGGCTTATCTTATCAACAAACAGCTTAATTGAAGAAATAAAAGATGATAAAATAGTAATAGTATGTGAAAAACTTCAAGCTACAATGGCCAAAAGTGAAAAAAATATAATTTTACACAATGAACTTTTCAAACAAGATGTTTTTGCTGAAATTACTACAATCTCAAAACAAAAAAACAAATATGTACTTGAGATTAAGAACTTCAAGTATATGTTAAGTTCTCCATCTGCAAGGGAAGAAGTAAGGCTTATTCCAAAAGAAGATTTTTTAGCTAGTCTTTTTTATAAAAGCAAACCATACCATGTCAAAGTCGTGGATATTTCTTTAAAAGCATTCTCTTTAACTAGTGAAAATATATTAAATACATTTAATATAGGAGATGAAGTAGAATTAAAACTTATAATTCCAAAAAAACAAAAAACAATTTATAATGAAACAACTTTTAATCTTTATATTAACTGTAAAGGCATAATAACCAAAATAGATGAAGATAAAATAGTAGTATTTACCTCTTACAAAAACCAAAGTGACAAAAATGAGATAAATACTTATCTAGTCTCAAGACAAAAAGAGATTATTGAAGAATTAAAAACTATACTATTGCAAGGGATATAA
- the purS gene encoding phosphoribosylformylglycinamidine synthase subunit PurS: MKAIVNVGLKQGVLDDQGKAIHHALGTLGFKELVQDVRVGKQIILELNSTNKEDANAEVTKMCEDLLANTVIEDYTIELVD, from the coding sequence TTGAAAGCGATAGTAAATGTAGGATTAAAACAAGGTGTACTTGATGATCAAGGAAAAGCAATACACCATGCACTAGGAACTCTTGGGTTTAAAGAATTGGTTCAAGATGTAAGAGTTGGTAAACAAATCATTTTAGAATTAAATAGCACAAACAAAGAAGATGCTAATGCTGAAGTTACTAAAATGTGTGAAGATCTTTTAGCAAATACTGTTATTGAAGATTATACAATAGAATTAGTGGATTAA
- a CDS encoding transposase, translating to MRLDNFIQTAMNNVLKNPVLSVLRDINFSSILKQSNFIKRDIGKSPYLIILHFLYMFIINKRISTFMKQSSDSYKKDVYYRLLKNSKYNWRKLLLLSSVKLISKLHILQKAADTRVLIIDDTVEIKRGKFIEGSCRNLWNNKEHRTVKGLNIVSLNYSDCYTDMMLDFSINYNKNQIVNVNENYFHHKSNAYKRRVEGNNSKNNLALQMVNRVLKSGIYADYLLVDSWYAKPNFIYEIKEKGLDVIARLSKSNRIWQFTGKYKTLERLYTRVKSHKSSKLGNYNSIKYSYASTTTTHKTLGRIKIVFIKTKDNLISIISTNTNLSDIEIINTYKKRWNIEQGYKDLREYFQFGKEENRIYEALIARITLSFLAYNLTSYINRINNEPQTLGELFRNLECQLETLAISMELFIKILEQLVQAQEIVKRNKDLEQIILMLRVYTKKQLGFICES from the coding sequence ATGAGACTTGATAATTTTATCCAAACTGCTATGAACAACGTATTAAAAAATCCAGTATTATCTGTTTTAAGAGATATAAATTTTAGTTCTATTTTAAAACAGAGTAATTTTATAAAAAGAGACATTGGAAAATCACCATACTTAATAATTTTACATTTTTTATATATGTTTATCATTAATAAAAGAATCTCTACATTTATGAAACAAAGCTCTGATAGCTATAAAAAGGATGTATATTATAGACTTTTGAAAAACAGTAAATATAATTGGAGAAAACTATTACTATTAAGTTCTGTAAAATTAATCTCAAAACTTCATATACTTCAAAAGGCTGCTGATACTAGAGTATTAATTATTGATGACACAGTTGAAATTAAAAGAGGAAAATTTATAGAAGGAAGCTGTAGAAATCTTTGGAATAATAAGGAACATAGAACTGTAAAAGGTTTGAATATTGTATCACTAAATTATAGTGATTGTTATACTGATATGATGTTAGATTTTTCTATTAACTACAACAAAAATCAAATTGTAAATGTTAATGAAAACTATTTTCATCATAAAAGTAATGCTTATAAACGAAGAGTTGAAGGTAATAATAGTAAAAATAATTTAGCTCTTCAAATGGTAAATAGAGTATTAAAATCTGGAATATATGCAGATTATTTACTTGTTGATAGTTGGTATGCCAAACCAAATTTTATTTATGAAATAAAAGAAAAAGGTCTTGATGTAATTGCAAGATTATCAAAATCAAATAGAATTTGGCAATTTACAGGAAAATATAAAACACTTGAAAGACTGTACACTCGAGTAAAAAGTCATAAATCTTCTAAACTAGGTAACTATAATTCTATTAAATACTCTTATGCCTCAACTACAACTACACATAAAACACTTGGTAGAATTAAAATAGTTTTTATAAAAACAAAAGATAATCTTATTTCAATTATTTCAACAAATACAAATTTATCAGATATTGAAATTATCAATACCTATAAAAAACGATGGAATATTGAACAAGGATATAAAGATTTGCGAGAGTATTTCCAATTTGGTAAAGAAGAAAATAGAATTTACGAAGCACTCATTGCTAGGATTACTCTATCTTTCCTTGCTTATAACCTTACAAGCTATATCAATCGTATCAATAATGAACCACAAACATTAGGAGAACTTTTCAGAAATTTAGAGTGTCAGCTTGAAACCCTTGCAATTTCGATGGAACTATTTATAAAAATATTAGAACAACTAGTTCAAGCCCAAGAAATTGTCAAGAGAAATAAAGATTTGGAACAGATTATCCTAATGCTCAGGGTTTACACTAAAAAACAGTTAGGTTTTATCTGCGAAAGTTGA
- a CDS encoding S41 family peptidase, which produces MFYKLFFGILIVFSVIGCADQKETVESTQSRLDSLSKLTKVLGTVEKYYVDDIKLEEIVDKAIKGLLQELDAHSAYMDKKYFSEMQVQMKGEFGGLGIVVGLRDGALTVISPIDDTPADKAGIKAGDIILKIDEKSTLNVALDEAVGLMRGAPKTKVSLTVVRKNELKPLVFEIVRDIIDLKSVSVKPMENGMVYVRVSTFDEKVVSSLKEQLPKHLKDAKGIVLDLRNNPGGSLKEAIGMVDLFIDSGVIVSQKGRSATDEEKYFANKSNTLTRLPMVVIINGGSASASEIVSGALQDHKRAVVVGEKSFGKGSVQVVLPLNEAEDEAIKLTIAKYYLPNGRSIQAVGVDPDIISHAGEAVVANGDDLKVKEADLKKHLEEELDKVNGVSTKNNVKQKNGEDTITNSDLYKDNQLKTAVDILQAIILIKK; this is translated from the coding sequence ATGTTTTATAAACTATTTTTTGGAATATTGATTGTATTTAGTGTTATTGGGTGTGCTGATCAGAAAGAAACTGTGGAAAGTACGCAAAGTAGGCTTGATTCTTTGTCAAAGCTTACGAAGGTATTAGGGACTGTTGAGAAGTATTATGTAGATGATATAAAGCTTGAAGAGATAGTTGATAAGGCTATAAAAGGGTTACTTCAAGAGCTTGATGCTCACTCAGCTTATATGGATAAAAAATATTTTAGTGAAATGCAAGTTCAAATGAAGGGTGAGTTTGGTGGACTTGGTATTGTTGTTGGACTTAGGGATGGTGCACTGACTGTTATCTCTCCAATAGATGATACACCCGCAGATAAAGCTGGTATAAAAGCTGGTGATATTATTTTGAAAATTGATGAAAAATCAACTTTAAATGTTGCACTTGATGAAGCTGTTGGGCTTATGAGAGGTGCACCAAAAACTAAAGTAAGCTTAACGGTTGTAAGAAAAAATGAATTAAAGCCTTTGGTTTTTGAAATAGTAAGAGATATTATAGACTTGAAGTCTGTTAGCGTAAAACCGATGGAAAATGGTATGGTTTATGTAAGAGTTTCTACTTTTGATGAGAAGGTAGTAAGTTCTTTAAAAGAGCAACTTCCAAAACACCTAAAAGATGCTAAAGGGATAGTACTTGATCTAAGAAACAATCCTGGTGGTTCTTTAAAAGAAGCTATAGGAATGGTTGATTTATTTATAGATAGTGGGGTAATAGTTTCTCAAAAGGGCAGAAGTGCAACTGATGAAGAGAAATATTTTGCTAACAAATCAAATACACTTACAAGACTTCCAATGGTTGTTATTATAAATGGTGGTAGTGCAAGTGCAAGTGAAATTGTAAGTGGTGCGTTACAAGATCACAAAAGAGCTGTAGTTGTTGGTGAAAAAAGCTTTGGAAAAGGTTCTGTACAGGTTGTATTACCATTAAATGAAGCAGAAGATGAAGCAATAAAACTTACAATAGCAAAGTATTATTTACCAAATGGAAGATCTATTCAAGCTGTAGGTGTAGACCCTGACATTATCTCACATGCAGGTGAAGCTGTAGTGGCTAATGGGGATGATTTAAAAGTAAAAGAAGCAGATCTTAAAAAGCATTTAGAGGAGGAGCTTGATAAAGTAAATGGTGTATCAACTAAAAATAATGTTAAGCAAAAAAATGGTGAGGATACTATAACAAATAGTGATCTTTATAAAGACAATCAGCTAAAAACAGCTGTGGATATTTTACAAGCTATAATTTTAATTAAAAAATAA
- a CDS encoding EAL domain-containing protein, whose amino-acid sequence MLLDAVMPNMDGFMTALKLRENELTQRIPILMITSLKDKEDKIKALECGINDFVSKPFDKIELITRCKSYINMDKLNRKYILASKNPNTNLANKTALKDDISNNKYNQIILFKIENYTILEEFYTYEVAKKIEYEFSHKLKTLLPKSLENEILYHTADGEFATIYSNNPIFEKEFLIMKELNIFLEQVRSISIIVDGFHYDINILISFCTNLLNIFESARVGLNFAMTSKYNIVFANNIVENYTKDANQNLKTLKIIKEAIKAQKIFSYLQPIYNNTTNRIEKYESLVRLETPNGEILFPNSFLNVAKKAGYYLKITNFVIDNAFHMLKYSDYDISINLSVLDISDNYLRKHIINIIKENINLTNRIVFELLEDENCKDFDLIKDFIKEIKSYGVKIAIDDFGSGYSNFERLLSLEPDILKIDGSLVKNINKDPYSLKIVETIHTFASKMGILTVAEFVYDKEIFEIINKIGINFSQGYYIGKPENSELVLKRKK is encoded by the coding sequence ATCTTACTTGATGCAGTTATGCCAAATATGGATGGATTTATGACTGCTTTAAAGCTAAGAGAAAATGAATTAACACAACGAATTCCTATCTTAATGATTACAAGTCTTAAAGATAAAGAAGATAAAATTAAAGCTCTTGAATGTGGAATAAATGACTTTGTGTCTAAACCATTTGATAAAATTGAACTTATTACAAGATGTAAATCATATATAAATATGGATAAACTTAATAGAAAATACATATTAGCTTCTAAAAATCCAAACACAAACCTAGCTAATAAAACAGCTCTTAAAGATGATATATCAAATAACAAATATAATCAAATAATTCTTTTCAAAATAGAAAACTACACAATACTAGAGGAGTTTTATACATACGAAGTAGCTAAAAAAATCGAATATGAATTTTCACATAAACTTAAAACCCTACTCCCAAAATCGTTAGAGAATGAAATACTTTATCATACTGCTGATGGGGAGTTTGCAACCATTTATTCAAATAATCCTATTTTTGAAAAAGAATTTTTGATTATGAAAGAATTAAATATTTTCCTTGAACAAGTGCGTAGTATCTCTATAATTGTTGATGGTTTTCATTATGATATAAATATACTAATTAGTTTTTGTACTAATCTTTTAAATATATTTGAAAGTGCAAGAGTCGGATTAAATTTTGCTATGACATCAAAATACAATATTGTTTTTGCAAATAATATTGTAGAAAACTATACTAAAGACGCAAATCAAAATCTAAAAACTCTAAAAATAATAAAAGAAGCAATAAAAGCCCAAAAAATTTTTTCATATTTACAGCCAATTTACAATAATACGACAAATCGTATAGAAAAATATGAATCCCTAGTAAGATTAGAAACTCCTAATGGTGAAATTCTTTTTCCTAATTCTTTTTTAAATGTTGCAAAAAAAGCTGGTTACTATTTAAAAATTACCAATTTTGTAATTGATAATGCCTTTCATATGCTTAAATACTCTGATTATGATATATCCATAAACCTATCTGTTTTAGATATTAGTGACAATTATCTAAGAAAACATATTATAAACATAATTAAAGAAAATATAAATTTGACCAATAGAATAGTTTTTGAACTACTAGAAGATGAAAATTGTAAAGACTTCGATTTAATAAAAGATTTTATTAAAGAAATAAAATCATATGGAGTAAAAATAGCAATAGATGACTTTGGAAGTGGTTATTCAAATTTCGAAAGGCTATTAAGTCTTGAACCTGATATTCTTAAAATTGATGGAAGTTTAGTCAAAAATATAAACAAAGATCCCTACAGCTTAAAAATTGTTGAAACAATACATACTTTTGCTTCAAAAATGGGAATTTTAACAGTTGCAGAGTTTGTATATGATAAAGAAATTTTTGAGATTATTAATAAAATAGGTATCAATTTTTCACAAGGATACTATATAGGCAAACCAGAAAATTCTGAATTAGTTTTAAAAAGGAAAAAATAA
- a CDS encoding lipoprotein codes for MKNIFSTFIVVLILFLVSGCSSKKYFEPENIEGSYSSKGGNLSGKIIDFNRYGATLSNNQFITSNGIINNKAENGFFFINQIDNITISADLTGKVAIDNKIITLDNIVIGATLKGDTLAVIYIDNSIAIYDLTDGRTKFKEYLGDSLANDTRITNPIFMSDLVLFPSLNGKVVVFNIAQSKILREIIIDATNKQFKNIIFFDIVDEQLIAATANSILSIGVNLYAQNYEIKDVATKDNKIYIATIDGEIIVMDNTLRASNSQKFKFAKIYGLGFGKDHIYGIEHSGYIIKMDMNLNNSSVMKLDFSKESKLIIIDNKAYFDNKFIYLD; via the coding sequence ATGAAAAATATATTTAGTACTTTTATAGTTGTTTTGATACTTTTTTTAGTATCAGGATGTAGTAGTAAGAAATACTTTGAACCAGAAAATATTGAAGGTTCTTATAGTTCAAAAGGTGGTAATTTAAGTGGCAAAATAATAGATTTCAATAGATATGGTGCCACACTTTCTAATAACCAGTTTATAACATCAAATGGAATCATAAACAACAAGGCTGAAAATGGCTTTTTCTTTATCAACCAAATTGATAATATCACAATAAGTGCTGACTTAACAGGTAAAGTTGCAATAGATAATAAAATTATTACACTAGATAATATTGTAATAGGAGCGACCTTAAAAGGTGATACATTAGCTGTTATTTATATTGACAATTCAATAGCTATTTATGATTTAACTGATGGTAGAACAAAATTCAAAGAATATTTAGGGGATTCACTTGCAAATGATACAAGAATAACAAACCCAATTTTTATGTCTGATTTAGTTCTTTTTCCATCATTAAATGGAAAAGTTGTTGTATTTAACATAGCTCAAAGTAAAATTCTTAGAGAAATAATAATAGACGCTACAAATAAACAGTTTAAAAACATTATATTTTTTGATATAGTTGATGAACAATTAATAGCTGCAACTGCAAATTCAATATTATCTATTGGTGTAAACTTATATGCTCAAAATTATGAGATCAAAGATGTAGCAACAAAAGATAATAAAATTTATATAGCTACTATTGATGGTGAAATAATTGTAATGGATAATACACTAAGAGCTTCAAATTCACAAAAATTCAAATTTGCAAAAATTTATGGCTTGGGATTTGGAAAAGATCATATCTATGGTATAGAGCATAGTGGGTATATTATAAAAATGGATATGAATTTAAACAACTCTAGTGTAATGAAATTAGACTTTAGTAAAGAATCTAAATTGATAATAATTGATAACAAAGCATATTTTGACAATAAATTTATTTATCTTGACTAA